A region of Jaculus jaculus isolate mJacJac1 chromosome 16, mJacJac1.mat.Y.cur, whole genome shotgun sequence DNA encodes the following proteins:
- the Polr1f gene encoding DNA-directed RNA polymerase I subunit RPA43 isoform X1 — MAAGCAPSPRPQGVSERPVTAPAGVVPCLELPTYAAACALVNSRYSCLVVGPHRRHIALSPRYLHRKRTGIREQLDAELLRYSESLLGVPIAYDNIKVVGELGDIYDDQGHIHLNIEADFVIFCPEPGQKLMGTVNKVSSSHIGCLVHGCFNASIPKPEQMSYEQWQTLEINVGDELEFEVFRLDSDAAGVFCIRGKLNITSLQSKSYKASEDVVDTGIEEIVAKVSKKKKKAKKDPEASEADGSTTEFTDMAVTPQEEVYLQTTANVNGVLEQKPKKSKKKKKKKDSETSETEVGATELTDFADVTLQEEMDLHTSDHVNCLSEQEPKKKKKKKKKHPEISEADGGAIELAGFADVAPKEDVDQTVSGNVNDLWEEESKRKKRHQEEQDPVFQASDSSGYQSDHKKKKKRRKDCEESEFTPVLECSPKKKLKKTCRRWSLAGGNMSLGMGFEIFQPRPTCCLLLSANKMV; from the exons ATGGCTGCCGGCTGCGCCCCTTCGCCTCGGCCCCAAGGGGTCTCGGAGAGGCCCGTGACGGCTCCCGCCGGCGTCGTGCCGTGCCTGGAGCTGCCGACGTACGCCGCGGCGTGCGCGCTGGTGAACAGCCGCTACTCGTGCCTGGTGGTCGGGCCGCACCGCAGGCACATCGCCCTGTCGCCCCGCTACCTGCACCGGAAGCGCACGGGGATCCGCGAGCAGCTGGACGCAGAGCTCCTGCGCTACTCGGAGAG cCTTTTAGGTGTCCCTATCGCATATGATAACATCAAAGTTGTGGGTGAACTGGGAGACATTTATGATGATCAAGGACACATTCATCTTAACATTGAAgcagattttgttattttttgcccTGAACCAGGACAAAAGTTGATG GGCACAGTTAATAAAGTGTCTTCTAGTCACATTGGCTGTTTAGTGCATGGTTGTTTTAATGCCTCTATCCCTAAACCTGAGCAGATGTCTTATGAGCAGTGGCAAACTTTGGAGATCAATGTGGGTGATGAACTGGAATTTGAAGTATTTCGTTTAGATTCTGATGCTGCTGGAGTATTTTGCATTCGAGGAAAACTGAATATTACAAG TTTACAATCCAAGAGCTATAAAGCTTCTGAAGATGTAGTAGATACTGGCATTGAGGAAATTGTTGCAaaagtttcaaagaagaaaaagaaggcgAAGAAAGATCCAGAAGCCTCTGAGGCAGATGGTAGCACCACAGAGTTCACAGATATGGCAGTCACCCCACAGGAAGAGGTGTACCTACAGACGACTGCTAATGTGAATGGTGTCTTGGAACAAAAGCCAAAGAagagtaagaaaaagaagaaaaagaaagactcaGAAACTTCTGAGACAGAGGTTGGTGCCACAGAACTCACAGATTTTGCAGATGTCACCCTACAGGAAGAGATGGACCTACATACTAGTGATCATGTAAATTGCCTCTCAGAGCAAgagccaaagaaaaagaagaagaagaaaaagaagcaccCCGAAATCTCTGAGGCAGATGGTGGTGCCATAGAGCTAGCAGGTTTTGCAGATGTCGCCCCAAAGGAAGATGTGGACCAAACTGTTAGTGGTAATGTGAATGACCTCTGGGAGGAAGAGtcgaagaggaagaaaaggcacCAGGAGGAACAGGACCCTGTTTTCCAAGCCAGTGACTCCAGTGGTTACCAAAGtgaccataaaaagaaaaaaaagagaagaaaagactgTGAAGAGTCAGAATTTACCCCAGTTTTGGAATGTTCACCTAAGAAGAAACTGAAAAA AACCTGTAgaagatggagtcttgctggaggaaacaTGTCTTTGGGGATGGGCTTTGAGATATTTCAGCCCAGACCCACTTGCTGTCTCCTACTGTCTGCTAATAAGATGGTGTGa
- the Polr1f gene encoding DNA-directed RNA polymerase I subunit RPA43 isoform X2, translated as MAAGCAPSPRPQGVSERPVTAPAGVVPCLELPTYAAACALVNSRYSCLVVGPHRRHIALSPRYLHRKRTGIREQLDAELLRYSESLLGVPIAYDNIKVVGELGDIYDDQGHIHLNIEADFVIFCPEPGQKLMGTVNKVSSSHIGCLVHGCFNASIPKPEQMSYEQWQTLEINVGDELEFEVFRLDSDAAGVFCIRGKLNITSLQSKSYKASEDVVDTGIEEIVAKVSKKKKKAKKDPEASEADGSTTEFTDMAVTPQEEVYLQTTANVNGVLEQKPKKSKKKKKKKDSETSETEVGATELTDFADVTLQEEMDLHTSDHVNCLSEQEPKKKKKKKKKHPEISEADGGAIELAGFADVAPKEDVDQTVSGNVNDLWEEESKRKKRHQEEQDPVFQASDSSGYQSDHKKKKKRRKDCEESEFTPVLECSPKKKLKK; from the exons ATGGCTGCCGGCTGCGCCCCTTCGCCTCGGCCCCAAGGGGTCTCGGAGAGGCCCGTGACGGCTCCCGCCGGCGTCGTGCCGTGCCTGGAGCTGCCGACGTACGCCGCGGCGTGCGCGCTGGTGAACAGCCGCTACTCGTGCCTGGTGGTCGGGCCGCACCGCAGGCACATCGCCCTGTCGCCCCGCTACCTGCACCGGAAGCGCACGGGGATCCGCGAGCAGCTGGACGCAGAGCTCCTGCGCTACTCGGAGAG cCTTTTAGGTGTCCCTATCGCATATGATAACATCAAAGTTGTGGGTGAACTGGGAGACATTTATGATGATCAAGGACACATTCATCTTAACATTGAAgcagattttgttattttttgcccTGAACCAGGACAAAAGTTGATG GGCACAGTTAATAAAGTGTCTTCTAGTCACATTGGCTGTTTAGTGCATGGTTGTTTTAATGCCTCTATCCCTAAACCTGAGCAGATGTCTTATGAGCAGTGGCAAACTTTGGAGATCAATGTGGGTGATGAACTGGAATTTGAAGTATTTCGTTTAGATTCTGATGCTGCTGGAGTATTTTGCATTCGAGGAAAACTGAATATTACAAG TTTACAATCCAAGAGCTATAAAGCTTCTGAAGATGTAGTAGATACTGGCATTGAGGAAATTGTTGCAaaagtttcaaagaagaaaaagaaggcgAAGAAAGATCCAGAAGCCTCTGAGGCAGATGGTAGCACCACAGAGTTCACAGATATGGCAGTCACCCCACAGGAAGAGGTGTACCTACAGACGACTGCTAATGTGAATGGTGTCTTGGAACAAAAGCCAAAGAagagtaagaaaaagaagaaaaagaaagactcaGAAACTTCTGAGACAGAGGTTGGTGCCACAGAACTCACAGATTTTGCAGATGTCACCCTACAGGAAGAGATGGACCTACATACTAGTGATCATGTAAATTGCCTCTCAGAGCAAgagccaaagaaaaagaagaagaagaaaaagaagcaccCCGAAATCTCTGAGGCAGATGGTGGTGCCATAGAGCTAGCAGGTTTTGCAGATGTCGCCCCAAAGGAAGATGTGGACCAAACTGTTAGTGGTAATGTGAATGACCTCTGGGAGGAAGAGtcgaagaggaagaaaaggcacCAGGAGGAACAGGACCCTGTTTTCCAAGCCAGTGACTCCAGTGGTTACCAAAGtgaccataaaaagaaaaaaaagagaagaaaagactgTGAAGAGTCAGAATTTACCCCAGTTTTGGAATGTTCACCTAAGAAGAAACTGAAAAAGTAA